A segment of the Arachis hypogaea cultivar Tifrunner chromosome 5, arahy.Tifrunner.gnm2.J5K5, whole genome shotgun sequence genome:
attgtgtaattaataataataataataattttattttatttttttagatggaTGACTATTATGTCTAATCGAGAGAAACGTTGAgaattgatttgtacattagtttttttgaagattaaaatatctatttttaaaatttttggagactGATCTGAATAATTACTTTGTTGAAAAATAAAGTGATGACTGATTTATCTACTaaaataaaaccttaaaaattaatctgtgtattaattttcttaaaaaactaaaatatctgattttaaaattttggaaagTAATTTAGGTAATTactctgtttattatttattctaatagataaaaaatcaaatatcttTTATCTAGTCTGCGTCACATCGTCATCGACGAGCTGCTTCAGCTTCACCTTATCTTACCTTCGCAGGTCCAACTCCTAAACCCTGCAACTAAACCCCTCGTCTATGGCGTCAAACCCATTCACACAAGCTAGCATAACCCAGTGATCAATCCTCCTAATGTTCAAACCCTACTTTCTCCCATTTCCCCACAATTAGCTTCCTCCAAATGGaactctcttcttcctcctccttacTCTCCCCGAAACCATGTTCACCCGCGCTTTCCAGCTACTCCTTCTCCTCTTCATTCTCCCCCTTCCCAATCAAAAACCACAATTCCAGAAACCGGAATCCACAGAGCTTTCGCATTCTCGCCGTAGCCTTGGAACCGCCGCAGCAGGAACTCCCCAACACCAGCCCCCATCCTCTCCTCAAGGAGCTCGCCGAACGCAAGAAGATAACTTCTCCTAAGAAGAAAGGTCCCACAAGAAGGTTCCTCTTGAAGCCCCCATTAGACGACAACAAACTCGCTGACAGGTTAGTTACCACTTACCAGTTAGTTATCAGATTTCTGCACTCACCTCTAGGCACATTATCCAgtgtaactaactaactaactatataGGTTCCTCAAGAGCCCACAAATGTCCCTAAAATCGTTCCCCTTGTTGAGTTCGTGCTTGCCTTCTTCGCGGCTCAACAGTGCCGACAAGGCATGGATTGAGGACTACTTGCTGGAAGCCAAGCAGGCTCTGGGGTACCCTCTCGAGCCCTCCGAGGCGCTGGGGGACGACAACCCTGCCAAACAGTTCGATGATTTGTTGTATCTGGCATTTCAGCATCCGTCCTGCGAGAGGACCAAGGCGCGCCACGTGAGGTCAGGGCATTCTAGGCTGTTCTTTATTGGGCAGTACGTGCTGCAATTGGTCATGGCAGAGTTCTGCTTGCAGAGGTATCCGATGGAGTCGCCAGGTCCGATGAGGGAGAGAGTGTTTGGTTTGATTGGGAAGAGGAACTTGCCTCGGTGGATCAAGGCTGCAAGCTTGCAGAATTTGGTTTTTCCCTATGATGATATTGATCGGATGTTGAGGAAGGATAGGGAGGGACCTGTAAAGTAAGTTCTCAATTAGGCCCCGATTGGGGAGGGAACTCTTGTTTCTATGACTTGTCaaattgaatttgatttgttAGGTTTGGTGTTAGCATATGCATTGCTATCTTCTTTAAACTTTAAAGTTTCTTAGTATCGTATTTCTCTTATTCCTATGTTGATATTCTTGAAATATATTGAAATTACTGTGTTTTGTGTGCTTGAGATGCTGAAGAGTAGATAATTTGTAATGAAAGTTCTGTTGATGTTGTTTTGCCTTTGAACAAGATAACTGACTGAAATTGGGATGCAGTGGATGCTTGTGCACATAAGATACCTCTGTCTCTGGATTTTGTTTCGCATGTGGACTAGCATCTTTAATTTGATGCACTGGTTTGTGACATGAAGTACAGATTTATGTTGACAGCAATAACCTATCTATTTAGTATTGTCTATTTTTCAAGTCGAAAATTGTCAAATGATTAATGAATTCAAAATATCAAGATGCTAGACTGGCTCACTGTCTAAAGAAGATctaggaaataaaagaaaaatattttggattccTCGTAATCTGTTTCTGAATGAGATTTTCACTCCTTTTTTCACCCTTGTTATTCTTTGGCAGGTCAGTATTTGGAGCTTTGTTTGGTGCAATCTATCTTTGTCATGGTATTCCAGAAGTATATCGTGTTCTTTTTGAAGTATTTGGAATGGATCCAGATGCTGAAGATTGCCAACCCAAACTGCGCAGACAACTTGAAGACATAGATCATGTGTCTAACGAACTTGAAGGCAAGATAAGCTGGCAAGATATTGTCTCATATAGAGTAAGTTTTCCATATCTTCTGctaaaatattatttgaaaaaatagttAGCTCATAAAGATCTGTTAACTATGTCCACAGCTCAAATGCAGCCTTGTTCCATACAGATTTGAGTACATTTTTCTTCAGTACTGCCAAATTTCAATCGTCAATTGTTGCCCTGCAACAGAAATACATGCCTATTATTAAATGGAAACACATTAATGATGTTTACTGTTCTTCACTCAGCCTCCTGCAGATGCTCTGGTTGCACATCCAAGGCTGTTCCGAGCTTGTGTTCCTCCAGGCATGCATAGATTCAGAGGAAATTTATGGGATTATGATAGCAGACCCAAGGTTATGAAGACACTTGGATATCCGTTAGAAATGACTGATAGTATTCCAGAAATTACAGAAGCCAGGAACATAGAGCTTGGACTTGGATTGCAGGTAGCTCTACTATTGCCTGCTGTTTTATTTTTCCTTATCTTTCCATCAAAATCATATATCTGTCTTCGATTGTTCGGTTGAGATTAGGTGTACCTTTGATATATCTCTGAACAAAACAATGCATTTTATTATGAGAACAACTTTTTAGGATCTTCAAGACCTTTCGATGGAAGATATAATGTTAGAAATTAAAAGTTTGAAGGTTCTCTTGCTTCTGTTATAAGTTCTAATGTTGAATGTTTTATGTAATTGCAGCTCTGTTTCATGCATCCATCAAAGTACAAATTTGAGCATCCTCGATTTTGCTTTGAGAGATTAGAATACATCGGCCAAAAGATACAGGTAAATTATTTCCGCTGTCTTTGGGATAATTTGACTGCATAGGTCCAATGACTCTAGTTTTGTTAAGAAATATATCATGCATTTACTACACAGCTTCTAATCAGATTCTAAAGATATTTCTACTCCGtcttatatttttgtattaatatatattttttgatctTTGAAAAAATTGTTGTATTAAGGATTTGGTGATGGCCGAAAGATTGTTGATGAAGCATTTAGACGCTCCAGGATTATGGCTTCAAGAGAGGCACCGACGCCTTCTTCTGAACAAGTATTGTGGTAGATATTTGAGGGAGAAACATCTTCATGGTTTTGCTATATATGCTGACGATAAACAAGACTCTTTCGAGCGCAACCGGAGGAACAGAAACCCTGCCACAGCATCTATTCAACAAGCGATTCACGGGCTTTCATATCTTGTTTATGGGAAACGCGATGTGAGACGTCTAATGTTTGAGGTTTTTGACTTTGAGCAGGTTCAGCCTAAAGAAGTCTAAATTGGAGAAACAAGAGTGACATAGCTGTATAAGCATTGCATAAGCACTGCTATTTTTCTGATATCATTCAATTCCCTTTCGGTATatttcttttacatttttttccttctcttcaTTTAGGCTTTCCATATCACGATTCGATCCATTCACTTGTAGTTGATTTGTAAGTTCTTATTTGGAAGATGCTCATGTAAATAATTGTATTTTATTAGTTCATGGAGATGATGATACAGACTGACCAATTGTACTAACACTCCATGGCTCTGACAATGAGGCATATCCATGATGACGAAATCGTAATTTTGGTTGCTATACCGGTGGAATGTCGCATACTCACAAGTCACACTCACTACAAGGATATATTTTGAGttaaaacatttatttattttttgaaaaaaggaaaaaaggtcATCTTTTGTCTTTCGGATATTTTTGTCCCTaaccattaaaaaatacttttagtcTTTGactttcacaaaatttggacggatcagtctctgacggaggcatttggacggataagtccctgacggaggcatttggacagaGGGATTGATCTGTCCAAGTtttgacggaggcatttggacagaGGGATTGATCTGTCCAAGTtttgacggaggcatttggacagaGGGATtaatccgtccaagttttgtgaaggccatggacttaaaagtatttttcaatgataAAAATGTCTACAGGATAAAAAATCAGgatctatttgtccttttctcttaattttttttggtatttgagttaaaaaaaattttattccctAAAAGGTGTTTGAGTTGAAAGTTCTTTTGGGTCGGCGTGCCCTAACTTTTATAGTGAAGTACAAGGTATCAATAATTGGGCTTTCATCATCACTCACTCTTACAAGACGCAATCAAACCGAAAGGGAAAATTCGTTCAACTTGATGAGGTTATCCCCAATTCGCAATTCCCCATAGTCCTTTGGCATGATTGCTACTTATTTTGTTGCCATATATTTCAGAGTTTGGTTCGCAAGTACCTCTCATtaaataaaagtatttatttcAACTCTTTATCGTCCCAAAGatctaaaatcataaatatcattCAACTCTTTATTAATCATGTGATTAGGCTTACAATAGCAGCAGGTAACTCCGACCTCAGCCCTCTTGGAAAtggtaagttttttttttcctgaATACAGAAAGTAAGAATCTCTCAAATTGGGTCAGCTCTAGATATTTATGAAGGCAAGTCAGTAATTTACACGTCAACAGATTCTTCACGTTAGATGGACCCACAGGTTTGGTCCAAGCATGAAGCATCACACACAAGAAGAACCCCCCATCCCGCTTAGGATATTTCTCTTTTCTCTAACCCACCAAAGCCAAACGCAGCTTTAATTTCCTTTCCCTTTGTTGCGAAGCGCCAGAGAAGGATGGCATAGGAAGAAACGGTGATGGAGTGCACATGAGTGCTAACATGCGCGCCAACCAATCATCATCTCGTCAACATCACATTACTACGACTATTCTCCCTCCTTCGCCTTTTACTACTGTGCAACCCTGTTCCCTTCCATGCGCCGGTTGCGCATCCTCCCTACCCTGCGCATCGTAACTAACTAAAACCACCATCACTATCTCTCCGAGCACAAATCAATCATCACAAATTCGAGATCTCTTCTTTTCAGATTCGGAGCGCCCCGCTATGTCGAAGGCGCGCGTCTACACTGATATAAATGTTCTTCGCCCCAAAGAGTACTGGGATTATGAGTCTCTCAACGTTCAATGGGGGTAACGTTGCACCGAACCCTAATCTCTCTCTTTTTGCTATTTGCTATGTTATTCGTTCTGAATACCGAAGAGTATAATTCAACAAATCACAAAGTGAAGGGGAATTTCTTGCTATCAATATAAGCAGGCGTGTGTATGCGCGCATAGTTTCTTAGCTGCTGGTGTTAATGTTTTACTTTTGAATTCCAATAGGTTTAACGGTTTTTTGTAGCAGCTAGCTAAGGGATGGGGAATTCTGCCTTTTCGCTTCAAGTTATACCTGTTTGGTTTGGATCTCATGCTTTTTTACTTAGCTTATGTGTCGTAGGAAATCACCTTGTAATACGATCATATTTGACAATTTCTTCAAGTTATGAGCATTTTATTtggttgtttatttatttaactaaagTGATTGTTGTTTGTGTGAACTCTATAATTAGCTCGTGGTTTACTTGTGCTGAAAGGGAAATGTGGTTTGGGACCTTCTGACGATTTCATCTTGATATTTATCTCTGTGATTATGCCCATGCCTTAAGACCTTTTGGGATCTAAATCCTGTTCGTTTTACAGTTTTTGTTCTAGCAGTATTGTTTGTTTTGTTAACTACTGTATGCTTTTTCCAGTGATCAAGATGATTATGAGGTTGTGCGGAAAGTGGGAAGGGGGAAATATAGCGAGGTTTTTGAAGGCATAAATGTTAATAGCAATGAGCGCTGTATAATCAAGATTCTCAAGCCTGTCAAGAAAAAAAAGGTAATCTTCTTTTCATTAGAGTTGCTTTCTACACTAATTGTGAATCTGCAGGCTATGAATTAAGCCAGCTACAGGTGCTTTATCAGAACAATTCTTCTAAGATATGCTGCCCCATGGATTATGTTATGAGTGCCTATGTACCATGCCATTTTAGTTATTCTCGGCAATAGTTTTCTTATGAGATCTTCAACGTCATTTTGTAGATTAAAAGGGAGATTAAAATACTTCAGAACCTCTGTGGAGGCCCTAATATTGTCAAACTTCTTGATATTGTCAGAGATCAACATTCGAAAACTCCTAGCTTGATATTTGAGTATGTCAACAGTACAGATTTTAAAGTTTTGTATCCAACCTTGACTGATTATGACATACGCTATTACATATATGAGCTCCTCAAGGTAACAAGATCCTACAATCTCTTCTAGTTTTTTGTAACTGTCATTATACGTATTTTTCCTTTCCTTAGTTGATGTTTTGCcgttaattaaaaaattgagtGCATTTGATGTGGATTAGGATCCTTACATGTATTCTCTGTTTGGCTCATAATTATAGGGCTTATATAGTGTTGCTTATGTAGACAATAGACATGTGGTTATATATCATGAAATTATTACTTAGTTTTCAGTAAATACATTGGTAATTTTTTTCCTTGCCACTAACTGCTTTAGTTTTGATTTGCAGGCATTGGATTACTGCCACTCTCAAGGCATAATGCATAGAGATGTCAAGCCTCATAATGTTATGATTGATCATGAATTAAGAAAACTTCGCTTAATAGATTGGGGTCTTGCTGAATTTTATCATCCTGGAAAGGAATATAATGTTCGTGTGGCTTCAAGGTAACATTTTCTGACCTGCTGAACATGGTCTCAACTTTGTTCCCAAGAGCAGAGATAAGCGGAAAAGAAAAcctaaataaatttattgatgTGATATAGAACCACTGAACCATTAAGGCAGTGTCAATTTGGAATTAGCAAATTTGACAGATTACTCAAAAAATGTCTAAGCATTTTGTGTGTCATGTTTGTTGTTCCCCCTAAGGAAATTCTGAAGTTGTGGTTATGTGAAGCAACAGTACATCATTCTTATAAGCCCAAACACCACTACTATTCTGGAAGTTTTTTGGGTTTATTGAGTGCAACATTTCTTGTTGCTGAACATTGTGACAATTAAGAACTGCAAAAAGACTATAGAGAACTTTAACAATTAATGCATCTTTTACAAATGAAAATGTTGATTCCCCTCTTCGATCTGAGTTTAGTCTGGCTCAACTCTTCAAGCTGCTCTCCCTCTCTTCTTTTTTAGCTGAACAAATTTCTGCCCTTTTTCTCTGGTTACCTAAACCCAGGTCCTATAACATGGATTCCTATCAACACTCTTTAGTATCATGTTGTAAGCTCATAGTCtccaattttatatattgtcatGTGCTGTGCTTTGGATTTTCAGATACTTCAAGGGGCCTGAACTTCTAGTTGATTTGCAAGACTATGACTATTCATTAGATATGTGGAGCCTTGGCTGCATGTTTGCTGGAATGGTGAGAATTATACTTACAGGTTATTGGATATTTATGGCCTACCCTTGGCATTAGCTATGCTGATAGTATAAAAGTGAATGTACTTTtaacattcattgttttgatataGATATTTCGCAAGGAGCCTTTCTTCTATGGTCATGACAACCATGATCAGCTTGTCAAAATAGCTAAGGTAAGATTCATGTTGCTCTGAAATAGTGTATAAATGTTTGAGTGAATGAGTATCATGATCATGttgcaaaattaaattaaatgtttaGTTCCAGATTATGCCTATGGTATCATTTCCCTTATTACTGACCATCATTTCATTTACTAACATATTCATCTCTAAAAAGGAGTTACACCATTGCTAATGTTTGATTGACAAACATACtgaaatatttatttctaaaaaggagttattattaattatttgtgaCATGCAGGTGCTTGGGACTGATGAACTGAATGCGTATCTGAATAAGTATCATCTAGAGCTTGATCCTCAACTTGATGCTCTTGTTGGAAGGTAAGTATtgtctttaattaattttccaCATATTTCATCagttttaatttagttaatttcattTACAACTTATCATTTCAGGGCAAGGCAGGTATCCTTGTCCAAGCAATCTCATCAGAAGTTTGCTCTGCTTATTTTGACTGAATATCCTCCTGCTATGTATAGAAAGAAAGATCACTTTTTTAACACATCTTTTATTATCTCTTTCTTGTGCAGACACAGTCGCAAACCATGGTCTAAGTTTATCAATGCAGATAATCAGCATCTTGTGTCTCCAGAGGTCATTTAAGCAGTTTTTCAATTTTGCATTGGCCTTGCATTTAGTGTACCCTGCAATGCAGTCTATCATTCTTGCATGTATATTGTATAGATACATATCTCATTCTTTCCACATGACTGACATGCAGGCAATTGATTTTCTTGATAAGCTCCTTCGGTATGATCACCAAGACAGGCTAACAGCCAGAGAAGCAATGGTAATGATAGTTTTTTCAATTTGACATAACATGGTTCTGAGGTTGCATATATAGTTTGTAATATTTTCGTTTAGCGCACGCGCGCGCACATATATGTCAGTTGTGTACTAACTTTTTGATGCCACCTTTGCGTATATCCTTCAGGCACATCCATATTTCTCTCAAGTTAGGGCTGCAGAAAGTAGCAGAATGAGGACACAGTAAATCATTTGTGTATCCATAAACCCGACTCTATATAATTCGGGATTGTTTTAAAGTACTCCCAATTGAACCTTGATTATATTCTGTTTATCATAGTTAATTTTCTTGTGGAGTGAAACTAGTATGTTTCGGTTGAAGAATAAATGTTATATCTTGAAACTTGAGGTTGTGCCTGTTAAGTTGTGATTATGTACGAGATCTTAGAGCCTAGGCAACGTTATTCTACTATAGAATGCGGTGGATGGGATATCGTGGCCTGCATTTGCGATTGCTCGTTTGAACATTATTTACCCCATCCAGCATAGCCATCAACGTCAACACTCGACAGTTTCCAGCATCGATTTCAAGAGGTAGTAATGGCCATCAATCGCCACGAAAAAATATTTGAGAGTATGTCATAATGAAAATTTCATATTAAATCTTACATATCATCATGAAACTAAATTCAAAGCTGGTTTAAAACATGTCAGTAAAGGTCTGATACAAACAACTACTAATCATTTTTTCCGGTATTAACAGCCATTATAGCCAAATTCAATCTTTAGCAGCAAAGAGACAACAcgtatatatatagttatataccaAAGTAGAATTGATTTCGAACAGATTGGAGAATACAAAAAAATTCCATTTTTGGTTTGGTGACTTTAGTGTCATATAAGCCATAACTTGTGATGATTTCATGATAAGACAGCAATCTATGTTTCTGCAAGAGAGACTTAATATTAACAATAATTATCGTTAAACATTACAGTGACAGAAAAGAGAGAGCATCACAAGTTTCTTTCCCAAAATTTGGGAAAATCATATTAAATGTTCTCCCTCCCCTTCTTGTCTCTCCACACAACACACAGACACAGCCAACATAAATTTGAGGAGGATCTCTGTGAATGGATTAATGGAAAGAGGCCATGATGATATTAAGTTCTCTCCACTTGTGCTCCCCAATATGttcactttttagtttttaaGGTGAGGAAAACAAACATAAACATCAGATTTAGGGTGTTTGGCTTCGGCATGCTCCCTGCACTTCACTTCTGATGTGGTGCACATAAATGTCTGCATGCATACCTTGCACTGCAATCATCAATCACAGCATTATTTTATCAGTCAAGTACAATTCCGCTTCAATCACTTTAGCAATAAACCTTGTGAATAAACAGTCAGGTTCACCTTTTGTTCTTTTATCTCTCCTAGTGCATTCATATATTCCTTACACATACTGGATTCAAATCTAAGTGAATTTGGGTATTAAACCATCAATAATCTTAATATATTAGTAAACACATTGCATAACTTTTACATGATAGTCTTTTTAAGAACATATCTTCGGACTTGTTAGATCATACAGTTAAAAGGTATAGCAATATGGTAAAGATCCCCCAACCGAACAAGAACAATAACCAAGAAGTCAAGaccaaaccaaaaataaaaataaaaaaaggaacaaTTTCCCAAGGTTTTGATGCAGATGAAATATTCttctttgaagaaaaaaaattgatcaaTTACTTTACagctctttatttatttattattattatgttacctTTTCCACCAGAGAACCATTCATTAATATTTTCGTTGAAAACAGGACAAAGCAGACACGAATGAAATTGAAGTACTATGAGACTATAATCACCAAATTACCTGGATCGACATAGCTTTCTTGTTTGAATCCAGCTGGCTTCCTGACACGTATAAAGAAAACAATTAGAATCAACAACTACACCGGATCTAACACATCTCAATTTTCTAGATTTCTTTTTAACCAAAtcagaattcaaaaatttttcgcCTCCAAAGTGTGGTTTCTAAATCTAATTGCGATTCTTGTTTCTAGCTACACATAGGATGCACGAACAGAAATCGACAGGTTAgagataattatatatatagagagagaaagaaggtaGAAAATTTTACCTTTTGCGGCCTTCTGCTTCTCGAGGTTCTTCTCACGAGCCATCTTTGCCTTTTGCCCATTGCCTCCTCCCATGACTGGGTGCGCGAGCTGAGAACCACGAAACCCTAattattcttcttattattattatttcccaAAAGGGGAGCGAGCTTAGTCGCGGAAGCACCAAGCAAAGAACCACAGGGAAATATGAATGGCGACGATATATGCCTCAAGCAGTCAAGccttatattattaaattattattattttactttatttctttttgtttttggtaaAGTTttactttctttctattttctaacAAAGGGCGGGCTTAAGCCTATTAGCCCAAGCCCAAAGAATttcatttctttatttattgtgcctgtaattttgtttttaataatttaataacaacAAGTTTTTATATAAACTTATTTATCACTACTTCTCTTATGTGTTTTTGGAGTATTAAGTTTagagttattatttaatttaatttggtttcTAGATTTGTAAGTAAATCTTAATTTAGCCTATAAAATTTTAatggtttttatttaattttcaaattttataatgaCAAATTAACATGGACATGAAATAGCATTCTGAAATCTATTAACGTTTAAATAGTACAAAAGTGATACCGTATTATTTGTTTTGggaagaaaaattttaataaatacaactTATGATGTTGTTCTGAAATTATTTGAGTGTTGAAACTAAAATGATGTTGTTTTAGACTTTAGAGAGTTCAGTGTCGCATTCGCTGTTCATATCAATAGTCTGTTAATGTTAAGAGAGATTGGGACTAAGAGACAAAGGTTTGATTTggtaaattttttcgaaaaagtgCTTGTACTCTTTAAAAACTCAAGTttctcattttgtgtttggtaaataaaaaagactaTGTGCTTATACTTGCAATTTTTAAAAGATCGGAGTACTTTTAAAAGCATCTAAGATAGagctttttaaagttggcttgtgcttttcaaaatttaaatgtctaatataatctcatatgttaactaattttcaaatttaatgctcgcatttatgtctattatagtatttttaaattttaaaatatattttaccaaacgcaattgttgttgcttgtgtttattgaaagctatttttaatttgatttatcaaatataaatactacaatttttaaaaagttatatattaaaaattaacttttacaagctattttgaaaagtaaaaacttTATCAAATTAAGCAAAAGACTAAATTAAGTCTTTGTATTATGTTTGGTATAAAGTGTACATGACTAAGTTATGTCTTAGTGTCCTATTttgtttaagataaatataggaatgaaataagaatatttattaaaatatctttaattataaaaagaaaatgttattaaaattttttgtttttatttttaaaaatttcaattttttgtgtttccaatttttattttttaaaagtattgaaGGGACTGAAATTTTGTATTCcaatattaaatttttagttttggTCTCTAGCCATTAAATACAATATTAAGTCTGACTTCTCGGtctctaaaaataaatattattttaaagactaaattgagacttatttataaattttcaTACTAAATTGAATATTTATTAAATTCTACTAAATTCTTTTCACCTAGCACTTAAATAGTTATGAATATGATTGGTTGGTAGTATATTCAATGCATTCTAATTAAACTTTTACAAATGGtatattcaataataattttataatattagttgttgatagaatatatatataatcattgaTACTTATAGATTTTGTTGTTATTATATACTTGATCATGTCATCATTGATCCCAAATTCAATATAAATGTTGCAGTACAACGATAAAACGTGTTAATCTGGAATAATAATAGTCTAACTCACTACCTTGGCGAGTCTGGACAACTTTGCTTAGACAACACACAAAAACAAGTgagggaaaaaaaacaaaaaaatgtaaaaataatagagaagaaagaaatagagacatACATATATAAAGATATGATTTCACTAGAATTTACATACCAAATGTTTCTCGTTAAAGTTtctagaagaaaagaaaaggctAGCAAAAGAAGGTATGCTATTTCTTAAGAAATTAGATTTGACTATGAGGAAAAAGTTGATTTGGTATGGCAAAAACTACATAGAAAACTAAGTGAATACCTGTCTGATAAACCTCTGGTGCTTTGACAGCTTTCAGCATCAACAAGAAAAAATGTCctaatacgattttttttttcttttcagttaCAACCAGTCAACCCAACAAATAGTATATTGTG
Coding sequences within it:
- the LOC112800512 gene encoding ribonuclease III domain-containing protein RNC1, chloroplastic; translation: MELSSSSSLLSPKPCSPALSSYSFSSSFSPFPIKNHNSRNRNPQSFRILAVALEPPQQELPNTSPHPLLKELAERKKITSPKKKGPTRRFLLKPPLDDNKLADRFLKSPQMSLKSFPLLSSCLPSSRLNSADKAWIEDYLLEAKQALGYPLEPSEALGDDNPAKQFDDLLYLAFQHPSCERTKARHVRSGHSRLFFIGQYVLQLVMAEFCLQRYPMESPGPMRERVFGLIGKRNLPRWIKAASLQNLVFPYDDIDRMLRKDREGPVKSVFGALFGAIYLCHGIPEVYRVLFEVFGMDPDAEDCQPKLRRQLEDIDHVSNELEGKISWQDIVSYRPPADALVAHPRLFRACVPPGMHRFRGNLWDYDSRPKVMKTLGYPLEMTDSIPEITEARNIELGLGLQLCFMHPSKYKFEHPRFCFERLEYIGQKIQDLVMAERLLMKHLDAPGLWLQERHRRLLLNKYCGRYLREKHLHGFAIYADDKQDSFERNRRNRNPATASIQQAIHGLSYLVYGKRDVRRLMFEVFDFEQVQPKEV
- the LOC112800513 gene encoding casein kinase II subunit alpha-2 — encoded protein: MSKARVYTDINVLRPKEYWDYESLNVQWGDQDDYEVVRKVGRGKYSEVFEGINVNSNERCIIKILKPVKKKKIKREIKILQNLCGGPNIVKLLDIVRDQHSKTPSLIFEYVNSTDFKVLYPTLTDYDIRYYIYELLKALDYCHSQGIMHRDVKPHNVMIDHELRKLRLIDWGLAEFYHPGKEYNVRVASRYFKGPELLVDLQDYDYSLDMWSLGCMFAGMIFRKEPFFYGHDNHDQLVKIAKVLGTDELNAYLNKYHLELDPQLDALVGRHSRKPWSKFINADNQHLVSPEAIDFLDKLLRYDHQDRLTAREAMAHPYFSQVRAAESSRMRTQ
- the LOC112800514 gene encoding uncharacterized protein At2g23090 — encoded protein: MGGGNGQKAKMAREKNLEKQKAAKGSQLDSNKKAMSIQCKVCMQTFMCTTSEVKCREHAEAKHPKSDVYVCFPHLKN